A genomic region of Trifolium pratense cultivar HEN17-A07 linkage group LG3, ARS_RC_1.1, whole genome shotgun sequence contains the following coding sequences:
- the LOC123914506 gene encoding uncharacterized protein LOC123914506 isoform X4: MKTKTEKGRVVLAFSFSIPLSQNRCSQFLSHPPAAALNPSLPALNLSPSPRRKAVQSSAAAAPHSLFLFVSFEGVTLVSNGWTDVQRRPLINFIGICEGGHIFLKVVDGSDEYKDKFYMTNIFNSRWADIEYAPDKISSKNLPRLSNIPGVATEND, translated from the exons atgaaaacaaaaacagaaaaaggaaGAGTAGTACTTGCTTTCTCTTTCTCGATCCCTCTCTCTCAAAATCGCTGCTCTCAGTTCCTCTCTCACCCGCCGGCCGCTGCTCTCAATCCCTCTCTCCCTGCTCTCAATCTCTCTCCCTCACCTCGCCGTAAAGCCGTTCAATCTTCCGCCGCAGCCGCACCGCACTCACTCTTTCTCTTCGTCTCGTTTGAG GGAGTTACGTTGGTTTCTAATGGCTGGACAGATGTGCAAAGGAGGCCtttgataaattttattggCATTTGTGAAGGAGGACATATATTCTTAAAAGTCGTTGATGGCTCTGATGAATATAAAGACAAGTTTTACATGACCAACATATTTAATTCTAGATGGGCAGACATTGAGTACGCCCCTGATAAAATTTCCTCAAAAAATTTGCCCAGGCTCTCTAACATTCCTGGAGTCGCCACTG
- the LOC123914506 gene encoding uncharacterized protein LOC123914506 isoform X1, with protein sequence MKTKTEKGRVVLAFSFSIPLSQNRCSQFLSHPPAAALNPSLPALNLSPSPRRKAVQSSAAAAPHSLFLFVSFESALINMYANCGAMEFAREIYEGLPLKNMIVLSAIYLQLRCCFILVNFVNVLLMCVLLIVMPKHVSLSTDKMSRIPSVVPQKRRKSSIENAFNVEDMNHLIENIAMVFYAGVLSFHLARNPYYVSSYSFAANHNLSGFLPLSYNALRTTLLKQERAHIDRLLQPIKSLWTLKGVTLVSNGWTDVQRRPLINFIGICEGGHIFLKVVDGSDEYKDKFYMTNIFNSRWADIEYAPDKISSKNLPRLSNIPGVATEND encoded by the exons atgaaaacaaaaacagaaaaaggaaGAGTAGTACTTGCTTTCTCTTTCTCGATCCCTCTCTCTCAAAATCGCTGCTCTCAGTTCCTCTCTCACCCGCCGGCCGCTGCTCTCAATCCCTCTCTCCCTGCTCTCAATCTCTCTCCCTCACCTCGCCGTAAAGCCGTTCAATCTTCCGCCGCAGCCGCACCGCACTCACTCTTTCTCTTCGTCTCGTTTGAG AGTGCTCTCATTAACATGTATGCAAATTGTGGTGCAATGGAGTTTGCTAGGGAAATATATGAAGGACTTCCGTTGAAAAATATGATTGTTTTGTCTGCTATTTACCTTCAACTTAgatgttgttttattttagtaaacTTTGTTAATGTTTTATTAATGTGTGTTTTGTTAATAGTTATGCCTAAACATGTTTCATTGTCTACCGATAAAATGTCTCGAATCCCATCGGTAGTGccacaaaagagaagaaagagtAGTATAGAAAATGCCTTCAATGTTGAGGATATGAATCATCTTATAGAAAATATAGCAATGGTATTTTATGCTGGTGTCTTATCTTTCCATCTTGCTAGAAATCCTTACTATGTTAGTTCTTATTCTTTTGCTGCTAATCACAACCTTAGTGGCTTCCTCCCTTTAAGTTATAATGCTCTAAGAACCACTCTTTTGAAGCAAGAAAGAGCTCATATTGATAGGTTGCTTCAACCTATAAAATCTTTGTGGACATTGAAGGGAGTTACGTTGGTTTCTAATGGCTGGACAGATGTGCAAAGGAGGCCtttgataaattttattggCATTTGTGAAGGAGGACATATATTCTTAAAAGTCGTTGATGGCTCTGATGAATATAAAGACAAGTTTTACATGACCAACATATTTAATTCTAGATGGGCAGACATTGAGTACGCCCCTGATAAAATTTCCTCAAAAAATTTGCCCAGGCTCTCTAACATTCCTGGAGTCGCCACTG
- the LOC123914064 gene encoding probable receptor-like serine/threonine-protein kinase At5g57670, producing the protein MKLIGDGGTGRKVLVGVKLDPRSRELLTWALVKVAEPGDLVIALHVLDTVTEGTSSLLSLVKTFDSVLAVYEGFCNLKQVDLRLKVCRGDSVRKLLVQEAKAFGVSTVILGTSKSHHTIRSSSWVAKYCAKKLHKCVSVFAVDNGKIAFQREASGQEKLPEGPHLSSKSLVIFTNKSVKNCGSCALREISETEVDQGELLDHDCEKENSLALVPFQKLDDHDSVVGNSKQSKPGWSLIRHVFQHKKHTPKSSPKSTFVFQRALRHSSTSTQSSAVVYPDHKQINIDKVDDSPLDGESGAIVPFGSAITLPPPTLCSDTGNLPEELLVLREKYSSSCRLYSLQELVAATVNFSSKNLVGKGGSSDVYRGCLPDGKELAVKILKPSENVLKEFAQEVEIVTTLHHKNIISLSGFCLEGNHLLLVYDFLSRGSLEENLHGNKKDYNSFGWQERYRVAVGVAEALDYLHNGCARAVIHRDVKSSNILLSDDFEAQLSDFGLASWVSSSHIICTDVAGTFGYLAPEYFMHGRVTDKIDVYAFGVVLLELLSNRKPINNECPKGQESLVMWATSILKSGKISQLLDPSLGSEYNDCEIKRMVLAATLCIRRVPRLRPQISLILKLLNGDEEVTRWAEQEVCAPETHDGFDEEPVPTNIQSHLNLALQDLDDDAVSISSTEQSVSLEDYLQGRWSRSSSFD; encoded by the exons ATGAAGTTAATCGGCGACGGAGGCACTGGCCGGAAAGTTCTAGTCGGAGTTAAATTAGATCCCCGCAGCCGTGAATTACTCACGTGGGCACTCGTTAAGGTCGCCGAACCCGGCGACCTTGTTATCGCGCTTCACGTTCTCGATACAGTCActg AGGGAACATCGTCGTTGCTATCTCTGGTGAAAACTTTTGATTCAGTTCTCGCCGTATACGAAGGCTTCTGCAATTTAAAGCAG GTTGATCTTAGGTTGAAAGTGTGTAGAGGTGATTCGGTTAGGAAGCTTCTAGTACAAGAGGCGAAAGCGTTTGGAGTTTCAACGGTGATTTTAGGAACTTCCAAATCTCATCATACAATTCGTTCGTCGTCGTGGGTTGCTAAGTATTGTGCGAAGAAATTGCATAAATGTGTTTCTGTTTTTGCTGTTGATAATGGCAAAATTGCTTTCCAAAGAGAAGCTAGTGGTCAAG AAAAATTACCTGAAGGACCACATTTATCATCGAAATCGTTGGtgatttttactaataaaagtGTGAAGAATTGTGGAAGTTGTGCTCTACGAGAGATATCTGAAACTGAAGTTGATCAAGGGGAGTTACTTGATCATGATTGTGAAAAGGAAAACTCACTTGCTTTGGTACCGTTTCAAAAACTTGATGATCATGATTCCGTGGTGGGTAATTCCAAACAGTCAAAACCTGGTTGGTCGCTTATTCGCCATGTATTTCAGCACAAAAAGCATACTCCCAAGTCTTCGCCGAAAAGTACATTTGTTTTTCAACGGGCATTACGACATTCCAGTACTAGTACTCAATCTTCAGCTGTAGTATATCCAGATCATAAACAGATTAATATTGATAAAGTTGATGATTCTCCCCTGGATGGGGAGAGTGGTGCCATTGTGCCATTTGGATCTGCCATTACCTTGCCTCCTCCCACCCTTTGTAGTGACACCGGTAACCTTCCTGAAGAATTGTTGGTCTTACGAGAGAAGTATTCGTCTTCTTGTAGATTGTATAGTTTGCAGGAACTTGTAGCCGCAACTGTAAACTTCTCATCCA AAAATTTGGTTGGCAAAGGTGGTAGTAGTGATGTTTACAGAGGATGTCTTCCTGATGGCAAGGAATTGGCTGTGAAAATTTTGAAGCCGTCAGAAAATGTCCTAAAAGAGTTTGCTCAGGAAGTTGAGATTGTTACAACTTTGCATCACAAGAACATAATATCTCTATCTGGTTTTTGTTTAGAGGGAAACCATTTATTACTGGTCTATGATTTTTTATCAAGGGGAAGCCTAGAAGAAAACCTTCACG GTAATAAAAAAGACTATAATTCATTTGGATGGCAAGAGAGGTACCGGGTGGCCGTGGGTGTAGCCGAGGCCTTGGATTATCTGCATAACGGCTGTGCACGAGCTGTAATCCATAGAGATGTCAAAtcttctaatatccttctttcaGACGATTTTGAGGCTCAG CTCTCAGATTTTGGACTGGCTAGTTGGGTTTCTTCTTCCCATATTATTTGTACTGATGTGGCTGGAACTTTTGG GTACCTAGCTCCTGAGTATTTTATGCACGGTAGAGTAACCGACAAAATTGATGTTTATGCTTTTGGTGTTGTACTCCTTGAGCTTCTATCCAATAGGAAGCCCATTAACAATGAATGTCCAAAGGGCCAGGAGAGCCTTGTTATGTGG GCTACATCAATCTTGAAAAGTGGGAAGATTTCCCAGTTGCTTGACCCAAGCCTTGGCAGTGAATACAACGATTGCGAGATCAAGAGAATGGTTTTGGCTGCTACTCTATGTATTAGACGAGTTCCTAGACTGCGACCTCAAATCAGCCTT ATACTGAAACTTCTTAATGGCGACGAAGAAGTAACACGATGGGCAGAACAAGAAGTTTGTGCACCAGAGACGCATGATGGATTTGATGAAGAACCAGTTCCAACAAATATCCAGTCCCATCTTAACCTTGCGTTGCAGGACTTGGATGATGATGCAGTTTCTATCAGTAGCACTGAGCAGAGTGTTTCATTGGAGGACTATTTGCAAGGAAGATGGAGTCGCTCTTCAAGTTTTGACTAA